A single genomic interval of Macadamia integrifolia cultivar HAES 741 chromosome 6, SCU_Mint_v3, whole genome shotgun sequence harbors:
- the LOC122080907 gene encoding protein LPA2-like: MALPIQYSWFVRRQTPSLLLPRLQFPSKIRLTVRVESSAQDESTNEGIEEGSDLAPPKKSTEAGLGFGSSSPSYGKLREKKGTISNKRKGKRHSGRDSSIIRRSPVEKPSFLSQQGESQSEEQNRNESAFLLTWLGLGSLILVEGILLAASGFLPEAWDQFFVKYLYPSFTPTVFLFVGGTVTYGVLKYLQNEEEKS; the protein is encoded by the exons ATGGCGCTACCTATCCAGTATTCATGGTTCGTGAGAAGACAAACtccatctcttctccttccGCGTCTGCAATTCCCCTCCAAAATCAGGCTTACAGTCAGGGTTGAATCATCAGCACAAGACGAGAGCACAAatgaaggaattgaagagggTTCCGATTTAGCTCCTCCCAAGAAATCAACCGAAGCCGGACTTGGCTTCggttcttcttccccttcttatGGTAAACTCAGAGAAAAAAAGGGTACTATAAGTAATAAAAGGAAGGGTAAGAGACATAGTGGGAGGGATTCTTCTATAATTCGTCGATCTCCAGTAGAGAAACCCTCCTTTCTCTCCCAACAAGGAGAATCTCAGTCCGAGGAGCAGAACAGGAATGAGAGCGCTTTTCTACTCACTTGGTTGGGTCTCGGTTCCCTTATCCTCGTCGAGGGTATTCTTCTTGCAGCATCTG GCTTCCTGCCAGAGGCATGGGATCAATTTTTCGTAAAATATCTGTATCCATCCTTCACTCCAACAGTTTTCTTGTTTGTGGGTGGTACAGTCACATATGGAGTTTTGAAGTACTTAcagaatgaagaagagaaaagctGA